In Proteiniborus ethanoligenes, one DNA window encodes the following:
- a CDS encoding TnsD family Tn7-like transposition protein, which produces MNFFPTPYPDEILYSTLARYCIRSGNIKEIHNFEDLFGTRNCIAVMELSTQLDALIENMPISTKYTAEYFIYKHTLFPYLAAFIPRDRAEKIIETMKNGEGAVSYMRIGLISNSINLNKYFRFCPECFKEDIERFGEPYWHRSHQVTGVFVCLKHKIPLYNSTELIRAGNRQRFISASCKNCIVEKEISYSNYLMKKMLWMAGDVEILLNNQFGFKKTEWFRNQFRVKLIEKGYARMNNYIHQKKLKQDFVDFYGHEYLALVQSPVSVNSGGWLPDMVRNNDRTTYSIRYLLLARFLGIPVADLFNTKLGSNNEDEKNIDAYQELWDQRLIELTQSGLSIREISDILKSSTKTIRKAIDRLGVEEFWKFNGGGKYLHSKFTDTEEFRMKRERLREKWLELHAQYPDKSSSQIRKNNDGVYAWLKRYDSEWMEENYRRIKTVVNTVDWDKRDAELLPKVKEVIKEMKEGKPERITWSTIGGKLGISGWLSKRKEKLSLTKAYIDSELESLEEFHIRKIKWGIEELERQGKEITLWNIAETACVKPRYMEGIYKEIKQILNNRGYDCNFKF; this is translated from the coding sequence GTGAACTTTTTTCCTACACCTTATCCAGACGAAATATTATATAGTACGCTGGCACGATACTGTATACGAAGTGGTAATATAAAAGAAATCCATAATTTTGAGGATTTATTCGGAACAAGGAACTGTATAGCAGTTATGGAACTGTCTACACAATTAGATGCATTAATTGAAAATATGCCTATCAGTACAAAATATACAGCAGAATATTTTATCTATAAGCATACCTTATTTCCTTATCTTGCAGCATTTATCCCACGAGACAGGGCTGAAAAGATAATTGAAACTATGAAAAATGGTGAAGGGGCAGTTTCCTACATGAGGATAGGTCTAATATCAAATTCTATCAATTTAAATAAATACTTTCGATTTTGTCCTGAGTGTTTTAAAGAGGACATAGAAAGATTTGGAGAGCCATATTGGCACAGAAGCCATCAGGTTACAGGGGTATTTGTATGTTTAAAACATAAGATACCCCTTTATAACAGCACAGAACTCATAAGGGCAGGAAATAGACAGAGGTTTATTAGCGCATCTTGTAAGAACTGTATTGTAGAAAAAGAAATAAGTTATTCAAATTATTTGATGAAGAAGATGCTTTGGATGGCAGGAGATGTAGAAATACTTCTAAATAATCAATTTGGATTTAAGAAGACTGAGTGGTTTAGAAATCAGTTTCGAGTTAAGTTGATTGAAAAAGGCTATGCTAGGATGAACAATTATATTCACCAAAAGAAGTTAAAACAAGACTTTGTGGATTTCTATGGTCATGAATACTTGGCACTTGTTCAATCCCCTGTATCAGTTAATAGCGGAGGTTGGCTACCTGATATGGTTAGAAATAATGATAGGACAACCTATTCAATAAGGTATCTATTATTAGCGAGGTTTCTCGGAATTCCAGTGGCTGATTTATTTAATACAAAACTTGGCTCTAATAATGAAGATGAAAAAAACATTGATGCTTATCAGGAACTGTGGGACCAGAGGTTGATAGAACTTACCCAGTCAGGACTATCAATCCGAGAAATATCAGATATATTAAAGTCATCTACAAAAACAATTAGGAAGGCTATTGATAGGTTAGGAGTAGAAGAGTTTTGGAAATTTAATGGTGGTGGAAAATATCTTCACAGCAAGTTTACTGATACAGAAGAATTTAGAATGAAAAGGGAAAGGTTAAGGGAAAAGTGGCTTGAACTCCATGCTCAATATCCTGATAAAAGTAGTAGCCAAATTCGTAAAAATAACGATGGAGTTTATGCATGGCTGAAAAGATATGATAGTGAATGGATGGAAGAAAACTATCGCAGAATAAAAACAGTAGTTAACACTGTTGATTGGGATAAAAGAGATGCTGAATTGCTTCCTAAAGTTAAGGAAGTGATAAAAGAAATGAAGGAAGGCAAGCCTGAAAGGATAACATGGTCAACTATAGGAGGCAAGTTAGGGATTAGCGGCTGGCTCTCTAAAAGGAAGGAGAAACTCTCATTGACAAAGGCATATATAGACTCAGAATTAGAAAGTCTAGAAGAATTCCATATAAGAAAAATAAAATGGGGCATTGAAGAATTAGAAAGGCAGGGAAAAGAAATAACATTATGGAATATAGCAGAAACAGCATGTGTTAAGCCAAGGTACATGGAAGGGATTTATAAGGAAATTAAGCAGATATTAAATAACAGAGGATATGATTGCAATTTTAAATTTTAG
- a CDS encoding ATP-binding protein, which translates to MKEVIIPNGSIAVEAEYIEQIIPDYKGNPFIESLPNLLSAQEAIERLAFYPEFNKSERLLDSHYRIHMVDRLFQVFQPLPMSIELERKISRAIRQGYLSRNPFSSKLAQGFYRDYHENTSNLINNKDFYSTSLGFSLIGISGLGKTSSLNRVLTLYPQIIVHSEYQEIPFSMYQVVYLKLECPHDGSIKGLLYEFFAEIDRLLGTNYHEKVMRTRPTVDVMMTVMNQVVRNCALGILVIDEIQHLSMAKSGGSEKMLNFFVNLVNNVGVPVILVGTPKAIKVLQGDFRQARRGSGLGGDMVCDRIQRDGVWDLLVDSIWHYQWMRKETLLTPEISNVLYEETQGIPDLLKKVYAIAQAHAISTGKEEITPQIIKKVAKENLKLIQPMITALKTNNMREIIKYEDIYMADIDYTDYLTRTRESINLDLRAKEIKKEQKKLRQEGSIGVKKEALIKLVELGVDIKKAQKIIDTMFSKNQDLGADDMVKGVIEQLKDEEVGGIGKKGTGKMEERESGRNAVNSFDIRSIVEQGKKDNKSAYEAIKESGHIVSFEDDIFAKGVI; encoded by the coding sequence ATGAAGGAAGTGATAATACCGAATGGTAGTATAGCAGTAGAGGCAGAGTATATAGAGCAGATAATTCCAGATTATAAAGGCAATCCATTTATTGAATCTCTTCCTAATCTCCTTTCCGCCCAAGAGGCAATTGAAAGATTGGCTTTTTATCCCGAATTTAATAAAAGTGAAAGATTGCTGGACAGTCACTATCGTATTCATATGGTAGACAGATTATTTCAGGTTTTTCAGCCCCTCCCTATGAGCATAGAACTTGAAAGAAAGATTTCTCGTGCAATAAGGCAAGGATACCTTTCCCGGAATCCATTTAGCAGCAAACTGGCTCAAGGGTTTTACAGAGATTATCATGAGAATACTAGTAACCTAATAAATAATAAAGATTTTTATTCAACTTCACTAGGATTTTCTTTGATAGGAATATCAGGTTTGGGAAAGACTTCTTCTCTTAATAGGGTACTAACTTTATATCCTCAGATAATTGTGCATTCTGAATATCAAGAAATTCCTTTTTCGATGTATCAGGTAGTATATCTGAAATTGGAATGCCCCCATGACGGCTCAATTAAGGGACTCTTATACGAGTTTTTTGCTGAAATAGACAGGCTTCTTGGAACCAATTATCATGAAAAAGTAATGAGGACAAGACCAACTGTTGATGTGATGATGACCGTCATGAATCAGGTGGTAAGAAATTGTGCTCTAGGCATTTTAGTTATTGATGAGATACAACATTTAAGTATGGCCAAATCTGGTGGAAGTGAAAAGATGTTAAATTTCTTTGTAAACCTCGTAAATAATGTAGGGGTACCAGTTATTTTAGTGGGAACCCCAAAAGCAATCAAAGTCCTTCAGGGAGACTTCAGACAGGCACGCAGAGGGTCAGGCCTCGGTGGCGATATGGTATGCGATAGGATTCAAAGAGATGGGGTGTGGGACTTATTAGTAGATTCTATATGGCACTACCAGTGGATGAGGAAAGAAACGCTCCTTACCCCTGAAATAAGTAATGTTTTATATGAAGAAACCCAGGGGATACCTGATTTATTAAAAAAGGTTTATGCTATTGCTCAAGCCCATGCTATATCAACAGGAAAGGAAGAGATAACTCCACAAATTATTAAAAAGGTAGCAAAAGAGAATTTAAAACTAATTCAGCCAATGATTACTGCATTAAAGACGAATAATATGAGAGAAATTATTAAATATGAAGATATCTATATGGCGGATATTGATTATACAGATTATTTAACTCGGACGAGAGAATCTATTAACCTGGACTTGCGGGCTAAGGAGATAAAGAAAGAACAAAAAAAACTAAGGCAAGAGGGCTCTATAGGGGTAAAAAAAGAGGCACTGATAAAACTTGTTGAGTTAGGTGTAGATATTAAAAAGGCACAAAAAATAATTGATACTATGTTTTCTAAAAACCAAGACTTAGGTGCAGATGATATGGTAAAAGGTGTGATAGAACAACTTAAGGATGAAGAAGTAGGGGGGATAGGGAAAAAAGGAACAGGTAAAATGGAAGAAAGAGAATCAGGGCGAAATGCTGTAAACTCATTTGATATTCGAAGCATTGTTGAACAGGGCAAAAAGGATAATAAAAGTGCGTATGAGGCTATAAAAGAATCAGGACATATTGTAAGTTTTGAAGATGATATTTTCGCCAAGGGGGTGATATAG
- a CDS encoding Mu transposase C-terminal domain-containing protein: MLRYTVNSLLEWKDGTESTNIERLLWMDDEIAYTIDVNKNKVPYIRRQKDIEDALAGGKAEIKDDDEFIVVLKEQDIPEKHKKIRDRAWEVIRDMVDKEPDIFQSAFRGKLIKRASETCGLSESWILEYLKRYWKRGKTCNALLPDYRNCGAKGKERKAGNVKRGRPRTNQSIIGEGVNVTEEIKRIFRIAVNKYYYTTAKNSLTLTYELMRKEYFSDGFKEENGVKIPIIKPQAEIPSFGQFRYWFEKERNIKKEITSRYSNKKYQKQYRPIIGSSLDGVFQPGKFEIDCQVGDVYLVSRFNRNWVIGRPAIYAVIDKFSRLICGLYIGLETGSYAGAMMALLNATMNKVEFCKQYGIEIGEKDWPVHHLPETIIADRGELEGGNIDNLINTLNVKVQNTPPYRADLKSAVERFFGLTNERVKPFVPGVVDLDGRERGDKDYRIKAKLDLFQFTQIMIKCILYHNNHYHLDYYKRDEDMVEDNVSCIPIELWNWGIANRGGTLRTVPEDAAKLALMPSDTATVTAKGIRYKDMYYAAKSMLKNGMFADARTKGTRKIKISYDPRNMEYIYVYNDNPNEYEKCFLVDANSRYKDKAFEEIEYLLVVEKMQQEKSKDNVAQAKTQLIAEIEDIVQQAEEDYKNETSTVGSDRQRVKNIRENRKAEKSVRRLEEAFDLGNDNQYFKANKEEKETEEMDTLQLLFQKQKEVMMDEGSDNTEW, from the coding sequence ATGTTAAGGTATACGGTTAATTCCTTACTAGAATGGAAAGATGGGACTGAAAGTACTAACATTGAGAGACTTCTGTGGATGGATGATGAAATAGCCTACACAATAGATGTAAATAAAAATAAAGTTCCTTATATTCGAAGACAGAAGGATATAGAAGATGCATTGGCTGGAGGGAAGGCAGAAATAAAAGATGATGACGAATTTATAGTTGTGTTAAAGGAACAAGATATACCTGAAAAACATAAGAAAATTAGGGATAGGGCGTGGGAAGTAATTAGGGATATGGTAGATAAGGAGCCAGATATTTTTCAATCTGCTTTTAGAGGGAAGTTAATTAAAAGAGCCTCCGAAACCTGTGGATTAAGTGAATCATGGATTCTGGAATATTTAAAAAGGTACTGGAAAAGGGGAAAAACTTGCAACGCTTTATTACCAGATTACCGAAACTGTGGAGCAAAGGGCAAAGAGAGAAAGGCTGGAAATGTGAAAAGAGGAAGACCTAGAACTAATCAGTCTATTATAGGAGAAGGGGTAAATGTTACTGAGGAAATAAAAAGAATCTTTCGTATTGCTGTAAATAAATACTACTATACCACAGCAAAAAATTCTTTAACATTGACTTATGAACTCATGAGAAAAGAATATTTTTCGGATGGTTTTAAAGAAGAAAATGGAGTTAAGATACCAATTATAAAGCCTCAGGCGGAAATTCCATCCTTTGGGCAGTTTAGGTATTGGTTTGAGAAGGAGCGAAATATAAAAAAAGAGATAACTAGCAGATACAGCAATAAAAAGTATCAAAAACAGTATCGACCTATAATAGGCAGTTCTTTAGATGGAGTATTTCAGCCGGGAAAATTCGAAATAGATTGCCAGGTGGGTGATGTTTATTTGGTATCAAGATTCAACAGAAACTGGGTTATAGGTAGACCAGCCATTTATGCAGTAATTGACAAGTTCAGTAGACTAATATGCGGTCTATATATTGGATTAGAAACAGGTTCTTATGCAGGAGCCATGATGGCGCTTTTAAACGCAACCATGAATAAAGTGGAGTTTTGTAAGCAGTATGGTATTGAAATAGGGGAGAAGGATTGGCCTGTACACCATCTTCCAGAAACTATAATAGCAGACCGTGGAGAACTAGAAGGAGGAAATATTGATAACCTTATAAATACTCTAAATGTAAAAGTTCAAAATACACCACCTTATCGAGCAGACCTGAAATCAGCAGTTGAAAGGTTCTTTGGACTTACAAATGAGCGAGTAAAGCCATTTGTGCCAGGTGTTGTGGATTTAGATGGAAGGGAACGAGGGGATAAAGACTATAGGATAAAAGCAAAACTGGATTTATTTCAATTTACTCAGATAATGATAAAATGCATTTTATACCACAATAATCATTATCATTTGGATTACTATAAGCGTGATGAAGATATGGTTGAAGATAATGTTTCCTGTATTCCAATAGAACTTTGGAACTGGGGTATTGCAAATCGAGGTGGGACACTTAGAACAGTTCCAGAGGATGCTGCAAAACTAGCACTGATGCCTTCTGATACAGCCACTGTGACTGCAAAAGGGATTAGGTATAAAGATATGTATTATGCAGCAAAGTCTATGCTAAAAAACGGAATGTTTGCTGATGCACGAACCAAGGGAACACGGAAAATTAAAATAAGTTATGACCCACGTAATATGGAATATATCTATGTCTATAATGATAACCCTAATGAATACGAGAAATGTTTTTTGGTAGATGCTAACAGCAGATATAAAGATAAGGCATTTGAAGAAATAGAATACTTATTAGTAGTAGAAAAAATGCAGCAGGAAAAGAGCAAAGATAATGTAGCACAAGCCAAGACTCAGTTAATTGCTGAAATAGAAGACATAGTTCAGCAAGCAGAAGAAGACTATAAAAATGAGACGAGTACAGTAGGAAGTGATAGACAAAGAGTAAAGAACATTAGGGAGAATAGGAAGGCTGAAAAGTCCGTAAGAAGGCTGGAAGAGGCTTTTGATTTAGGCAATGATAATCAATATTTTAAAGCCAACAAAGAAGAAAAAGAAACCGAAGAGATGGATACCCTGCAATTGCTGTTTCAAAAACAGAAAGAGGTGATGATGGATGAAGGAAGTGATAATACCGAATGGTAG
- a CDS encoding TnsA endonuclease C-terminal domain-containing protein: MAKRSNDWDSNKLNRWIKEGRGQGEGKEYKPWLTVQDFPSMGRVTRVFGWTTQRIHHFFSDTQLKYFYLLDWEEKVIDIREHYPLIDLEVVLKDTSDLRLGKFIDRKTKEPYILTTTFLITLLNSDGKKSFTARSIKYASELSKKSTIEKLEIERRYWKAQGIDWGIVTNKDINDVRAKNIEWVHSVMNSDDCNGLSKAEFDDLFDGILYRFIDNKQSIKNIIAGFEKDYSLDVGMGLLLFKRLVAEKRIVLDMDKPINLSQTGKSVYIPEISDKGGNNDVKVYG; this comes from the coding sequence ATGGCTAAAAGAAGCAATGATTGGGATTCAAACAAATTAAATAGATGGATAAAGGAAGGCAGGGGTCAGGGAGAAGGGAAGGAATATAAGCCTTGGCTAACTGTGCAGGATTTCCCTAGTATGGGCAGGGTAACAAGAGTTTTTGGGTGGACAACTCAAAGAATACATCATTTTTTTTCAGATACGCAATTAAAGTATTTTTATTTATTAGATTGGGAAGAAAAAGTTATCGATATTCGAGAGCATTATCCCCTTATAGATTTAGAAGTAGTGTTAAAAGATACATCGGATTTAAGACTTGGTAAGTTTATAGACAGGAAAACCAAGGAGCCTTATATACTAACTACTACATTTTTGATTACACTATTGAACTCTGATGGAAAAAAGAGTTTTACTGCAAGAAGCATAAAATATGCTTCGGAATTGTCTAAAAAGAGTACAATCGAGAAACTGGAAATTGAAAGGAGGTACTGGAAGGCTCAAGGAATTGATTGGGGCATTGTGACAAATAAGGACATTAATGATGTCAGGGCAAAAAATATAGAATGGGTTCATTCAGTGATGAATTCTGATGACTGCAACGGTCTTTCTAAGGCTGAGTTTGATGACTTGTTTGACGGTATTTTATACAGATTTATTGATAATAAGCAGAGCATAAAGAACATTATAGCAGGATTTGAAAAAGACTATTCACTGGATGTCGGAATGGGATTACTATTATTTAAACGTTTAGTTGCAGAGAAAAGGATAGTTTTAGATATGGATAAGCCTATAAATCTTAGCCAAACAGGAAAATCAGTTTACATACCTGAAATAAGTGACAAAGGGGGAAATAATGATGTTAAGGTATACGGTTAA
- a CDS encoding GIY-YIG nuclease family protein: protein MEEITITWHGPYKLHNIDKYSIVNKTGIYAIYRVFGNNETLQYIGKTERPFVYRINEHAKDWLHVYRGQLFIRFGVLSFEPGKKFSSKKLDDVESLLITYCKPSENTSNYKYYRGRENIKITNNGRVGLIPKIISTNMLEWC, encoded by the coding sequence ATGGAAGAAATCACGATAACTTGGCATGGGCCATACAAACTACATAATATTGATAAATATAGTATAGTAAATAAAACAGGAATTTATGCAATATATAGAGTATTCGGTAATAATGAGACACTTCAATATATTGGGAAAACTGAAAGACCCTTTGTTTACCGAATCAATGAACATGCTAAAGATTGGTTACATGTTTATCGGGGACAACTGTTTATTAGATTTGGAGTGCTATCATTTGAACCAGGTAAAAAGTTCTCCTCAAAGAAATTAGATGATGTAGAATCATTATTAATTACATACTGTAAACCGTCTGAGAACACAAGTAATTATAAATATTATAGAGGTAGAGAAAATATTAAAATTACAAACAATGGTAGAGTCGGTTTGATACCCAAGATTATATCAACCAATATGTTAGAGTGGTGTTGA
- a CDS encoding UvrD-helicase domain-containing protein produces MIKPNPEQEYIINYFTQNNSRNRVLLVEAPPGTGKTFTAVATAINYTYFNIKTNPLYNKKVLILTFSKNAKAQIEKQLDILGSRDVNWDKYIEITNFHSFFQKYVWAYSQYLGLKENLIIMSTKQRREAFKNKLSFIPEYDGDDKEQYEWAESLLEGDFRPLTYKGNVKPTVKKLIPYKEDIKDIIKEMNREGYIGFSDIAYYMWKLLQKSQALLNIIQNKYNLIILDEYQDSSDLQDKIIKKLIGMNNNAIFFADSKQMIYGWRGASSERLNNLLNNYMGEIKQKELLEVMRFKSRKDIENTLKEVREGTHNIKNFNSSENIKYIKVKVRGKNIYSKEIKNHMFAVLKYRVFHELPKYKDRKNKSIGILCRGNEQVNLLKKALKEEFNINSQTINNNEDEHNVVCDLIEFMRKQQSKINEDELCREIFKYIFAVVDDSNIGSINRNKLDDVSFNSLKRVRLDILKTIRSYVEEAMVDNNYYKCLCNSIKLINGSELQINYDLMSLVKKVLKFSSYSEDKIMDIFLQYQYLKAFRELKGIYVLNVHQSKGREFDYVYLIDREAINKEENLLYVALSRVKEKLVVFDWVV; encoded by the coding sequence ATGATTAAACCAAACCCAGAGCAAGAATATATTATTAATTATTTTACTCAGAATAATTCAAGGAATAGAGTATTGCTAGTTGAAGCACCTCCTGGAACTGGCAAAACATTTACGGCAGTTGCAACTGCTATAAATTATACATATTTTAATATTAAAACTAATCCCCTGTATAATAAAAAAGTATTAATATTAACCTTTTCTAAAAACGCAAAAGCGCAAATTGAAAAGCAGTTAGATATATTGGGTTCTCGTGATGTCAATTGGGATAAATATATTGAAATAACTAATTTTCACTCTTTTTTTCAAAAATATGTATGGGCTTATAGTCAATATTTAGGATTAAAAGAAAATTTAATTATTATGTCAACAAAACAACGGAGAGAGGCATTTAAGAATAAACTTTCATTCATACCAGAGTACGATGGAGATGATAAGGAACAATACGAATGGGCTGAGTCTTTGCTAGAAGGAGATTTTAGACCTTTAACTTATAAGGGAAACGTGAAACCTACTGTTAAAAAACTTATTCCCTACAAGGAAGATATCAAGGATATAATAAAAGAAATGAATAGAGAAGGTTATATAGGTTTTTCAGATATAGCCTATTATATGTGGAAATTATTGCAAAAATCGCAGGCACTGCTAAATATTATCCAAAATAAATATAATCTTATTATATTGGATGAATACCAAGATTCTTCCGATTTACAAGATAAGATAATAAAAAAATTGATTGGCATGAATAATAACGCCATATTTTTTGCTGATTCTAAACAAATGATTTATGGATGGAGAGGTGCATCTTCGGAAAGATTAAATAATTTATTGAATAACTATATGGGTGAAATTAAACAAAAAGAACTTCTCGAAGTAATGAGATTTAAAAGCCGTAAGGATATAGAAAATACACTTAAAGAGGTCAGAGAAGGAACCCATAACATAAAAAACTTTAATTCTTCTGAAAACATTAAGTATATAAAAGTCAAAGTGAGAGGAAAAAATATTTATTCCAAGGAAATAAAAAATCATATGTTTGCGGTTTTAAAATATAGAGTATTTCATGAGTTACCAAAGTATAAAGATAGGAAAAACAAATCCATAGGTATTTTATGTAGAGGGAATGAACAAGTAAATTTATTAAAGAAAGCCTTAAAGGAAGAGTTTAATATTAATTCTCAGACTATCAATAATAATGAAGATGAACATAATGTTGTATGTGATTTAATTGAATTTATGCGGAAACAACAAAGTAAGATAAACGAAGATGAGTTATGTAGGGAGATATTTAAATATATTTTTGCCGTTGTTGATGACAGCAATATAGGTTCAATTAATCGTAATAAATTAGATGATGTGTCATTCAATAGTTTAAAGAGAGTACGTTTAGATATACTTAAAACTATTAGAAGTTATGTTGAGGAAGCAATGGTAGATAATAACTATTATAAGTGTCTATGCAATAGTATAAAGTTAATAAATGGTAGTGAATTGCAAATAAATTATGATTTGATGTCTTTAGTAAAAAAAGTTTTAAAGTTCAGTAGTTACTCAGAAGATAAAATCATGGATATATTTTTACAATATCAATATCTTAAGGCATTTAGAGAATTAAAAGGGATATATGTCCTTAATGTACATCAATCAAAAGGAAGAGAGTTTGATTATGTCTATTTAATAGATAGAGAAGCCATTAATAAAGAAGAAAATTTGCTTTATGTAGCACTTAGCAGAGTGAAAGAGAAATTAGTAGTATTTGACTGGGTAGTTTAA
- a CDS encoding ATP-dependent nuclease, with protein sequence MYIYKIIIENFRNIKRLEWKPNKNVNVLIGPNGCGKSTLATALDYLLNPYIQWYNKALSEIEYYDRDTSNSILIEVWFKDLEEFIEDDGELYFQHVDENDNFSENGQELVLITRFKAGPDKKAIHSIFSNGREHPLRQAHKGLINFKYIESDRDPLKELSFVRNSVLSRFMYHDNLNVLIQNAIEEFNDTTAPCLMQDPDFKTALDNLGKDFADFNLISDEEAAISLEATELTERKTLQAFSLVFKNKNATKYIPIKYQSRGIKNLMLLIALGELLKETGILFLEEPEQNLEPFMQRKIIQNVTDTIKGQIFLTTHSIEVAKMHEFEDIFLMRDGKISCLPSSQCVDNAFERKIERFAKRELISGLFSKGVLLVEGDSELLGLPIFSKEYSKGLEYNGVDLIRGGGKNEVYKYAKFFSECNIPCICLIDNDDDIERLLNDFVENKVQCLILILPKDYETSIISMQVFQDCWEELFEGIYKFKDYKDNYLKPFTSDSSKSDVLKGKYNNIEAIKKSKSLGQMISFLDDNEIKEFQREFLHINLAGVSNAKYVASYLVCEAQDRKIKDFLPVAFKNMFKLIGVYVDSNRVCKQSKKCIVHKVVNPSLVHDDICKKCASVREGYTCILNVRGE encoded by the coding sequence GTGTATATATATAAAATAATAATTGAAAATTTTAGGAATATTAAAAGGCTAGAATGGAAACCAAATAAAAATGTTAATGTGCTAATAGGTCCTAATGGGTGCGGAAAATCAACATTGGCAACGGCATTAGACTATTTACTCAATCCATATATTCAATGGTACAATAAAGCATTATCAGAAATAGAATATTATGATAGGGACACATCTAATTCTATTTTAATTGAAGTATGGTTCAAGGATTTGGAAGAATTCATTGAAGATGATGGAGAATTATATTTTCAACATGTTGATGAAAACGATAACTTTAGTGAAAATGGACAAGAACTAGTTTTAATTACAAGGTTTAAGGCTGGACCTGATAAGAAAGCAATACATAGTATTTTTTCAAATGGGAGAGAACATCCGTTAAGACAAGCACATAAAGGTTTGATTAATTTTAAATACATAGAGTCAGATAGAGACCCGCTTAAAGAACTTTCTTTCGTTAGAAATTCAGTATTATCAAGGTTTATGTATCATGATAATTTGAATGTGTTAATACAAAACGCAATTGAAGAATTTAATGATACTACTGCTCCTTGCTTAATGCAAGACCCAGATTTTAAGACGGCATTGGATAATTTGGGTAAGGATTTTGCTGATTTTAATTTGATATCAGATGAAGAAGCGGCTATAAGTCTAGAAGCCACTGAATTAACTGAAAGAAAAACTTTACAAGCATTTAGCCTTGTTTTTAAAAATAAGAATGCAACAAAATACATACCAATTAAATATCAGTCTAGAGGCATTAAAAATTTAATGTTGTTAATTGCTCTAGGAGAATTGTTAAAAGAAACAGGAATATTATTTTTAGAAGAGCCAGAGCAAAACCTTGAACCTTTTATGCAACGGAAAATAATCCAAAATGTTACTGATACTATAAAAGGTCAAATCTTCTTAACGACTCATTCAATTGAAGTAGCAAAAATGCATGAGTTTGAGGATATTTTTTTAATGAGAGATGGGAAAATTAGTTGTCTTCCTTCATCACAATGTGTTGATAATGCATTTGAGAGGAAAATTGAGAGGTTTGCTAAAAGAGAGTTAATATCAGGTTTATTTTCCAAAGGTGTTTTATTAGTGGAAGGTGATTCAGAATTATTAGGACTTCCGATATTTTCAAAAGAATATAGTAAAGGTTTAGAATATAATGGAGTGGATTTAATCAGAGGAGGAGGGAAGAATGAAGTTTATAAATATGCAAAATTCTTTAGTGAGTGCAATATTCCTTGCATATGTCTAATTGATAACGATGATGATATTGAACGTTTACTAAATGATTTTGTAGAAAATAAGGTTCAATGTTTAATTCTAATTTTACCAAAAGACTATGAAACCTCAATAATAAGTATGCAAGTTTTTCAGGATTGCTGGGAGGAACTTTTTGAAGGAATTTATAAATTCAAAGATTATAAAGATAATTATTTGAAACCATTCACGTCAGATTCATCAAAAAGTGATGTTCTTAAAGGTAAATATAATAATATAGAAGCGATAAAGAAATCTAAGAGTTTGGGACAAATGATTAGTTTTTTAGACGATAATGAGATTAAAGAATTTCAAAGAGAGTTTTTACATATTAATCTTGCAGGTGTATCTAATGCTAAATATGTTGCTTCATATTTAGTATGTGAAGCACAAGATAGAAAAATTAAAGATTTTCTGCCTGTAGCATTTAAAAATATGTTTAAACTGATAGGCGTATATGTAGATAGTAATCGTGTTTGTAAACAATCTAAAAAATGTATAGTTCATAAAGTAGTTAATCCTTCACTCGTACATGATGATATTTGCAAAAAGTGTGCAAGCGTTAGAGAAGGATATACTTGTATTCTGAATGTGCGAGGTGAATAA